From the Priestia koreensis genome, one window contains:
- a CDS encoding endonuclease MutS2 — translation MNERAYSVLEYNRVKEDVARFAMTEEGKEQILGLLPSTNKRQLQAQLAEVTEAVAILEKSASVPLSGLSGMSVLMKQLHKGTALKVDTLSKLLGFLDSCAKLKRFMKDKQYLAPRVSLYVDGMDDLSAIADEIVRCIRNGRVDDYASKELLKIRRQLETHEQKLKEKLQQMVKSSKYKAYLQESTINERNGRYAVAVKKEYKSKVKGAILDTSSSGSTLYIEPEEASSIQDLIDLQKAMEEVEVERILFSLTALVEENEQSLKGSIETMIHYDVLFAKGKHSQLINGREVAINEESRVLLKEARHPLLGDGAVPLTVEIGTEYRNLVITGPNTGGKTVTIKTVGLLVMMVQSGLHVPVNEGSEVAMFKQILVDIGDGQSIEQSLSTFSSHLTNIIEILKEANEYTLVLVDELGSGTDPSEGMGLATAILHQLAKKGVTMLATTHYSEIKEFADATEGFRNGSMEFDIHTLKPTYRLLIGKGGESQAFAIALKLGLHPRIIEEAHRITYREEKEYPLGSIENQKELDKQIIINRHAHQKTGKPQQATATIFVQGDNVRITQSDEFGIVYSGPDSFGNYVVQVKEEKRTYNHKRLKLYISRDELYPDDYDFSIVFDSKENRKKERLISRKYVEGLVIERDEEE, via the coding sequence TTGAACGAACGTGCATATAGCGTATTAGAATATAACCGAGTGAAAGAAGACGTGGCGAGATTCGCTATGACAGAAGAAGGAAAAGAACAAATTTTAGGGCTTCTACCGTCTACAAATAAACGACAGCTACAAGCACAGCTAGCGGAAGTAACCGAAGCGGTCGCTATTTTAGAAAAAAGTGCTAGTGTTCCATTATCAGGGTTGTCAGGAATGAGCGTGCTTATGAAACAGCTTCATAAAGGAACAGCATTAAAAGTCGACACGTTAAGTAAGCTTCTTGGCTTTCTGGACAGCTGTGCAAAGCTAAAGCGATTTATGAAAGATAAACAGTACCTCGCGCCTCGCGTTAGTTTATATGTAGATGGAATGGATGATTTGTCAGCGATAGCAGATGAAATTGTTCGCTGCATTCGAAACGGACGGGTAGATGATTATGCAAGTAAAGAATTACTAAAAATTCGGAGACAGCTTGAAACACACGAGCAAAAGCTTAAAGAAAAGCTGCAGCAAATGGTGAAATCGTCCAAATATAAAGCGTATCTACAAGAGTCTACAATCAATGAACGAAATGGACGATATGCAGTAGCGGTGAAAAAAGAGTATAAAAGTAAGGTAAAAGGAGCGATTTTAGACACCTCTTCTTCTGGATCAACGTTATATATCGAACCAGAAGAAGCCTCATCCATTCAAGACCTTATCGATCTGCAAAAAGCAATGGAGGAGGTAGAAGTAGAGCGAATTCTATTTTCCCTTACCGCACTTGTAGAAGAGAACGAACAGTCACTAAAAGGATCGATTGAAACAATGATCCATTACGATGTCTTGTTTGCCAAAGGAAAACATAGCCAGCTCATTAACGGAAGGGAAGTGGCTATTAACGAAGAAAGCCGTGTGTTGTTGAAGGAGGCGAGGCATCCGTTATTAGGAGATGGGGCTGTACCACTCACCGTTGAAATTGGAACCGAATACCGTAATTTGGTTATTACAGGTCCAAATACAGGAGGAAAAACGGTGACGATCAAAACAGTGGGTCTTCTTGTGATGATGGTTCAAAGCGGGCTCCACGTTCCTGTTAACGAAGGAAGTGAAGTGGCTATGTTTAAGCAAATTCTTGTTGATATTGGAGATGGTCAAAGTATTGAACAAAGCTTGAGTACCTTTAGCTCGCATTTAACAAATATCATTGAAATTTTAAAAGAAGCGAATGAATATACGCTTGTATTAGTGGATGAACTTGGCTCTGGTACCGATCCAAGTGAAGGGATGGGACTTGCAACGGCCATTCTTCATCAGCTTGCTAAAAAAGGCGTAACGATGCTTGCGACGACTCATTACAGCGAAATCAAGGAATTTGCTGATGCCACAGAAGGTTTTCGAAATGGATCTATGGAGTTTGATATTCACACGCTAAAGCCAACTTACCGGTTGCTGATTGGAAAAGGTGGGGAAAGCCAGGCGTTTGCCATTGCATTAAAGCTTGGTCTTCATCCAAGAATCATTGAAGAAGCGCATCGCATTACGTATCGAGAAGAAAAAGAATATCCGTTAGGATCAATAGAAAATCAAAAGGAGCTAGACAAACAGATCATTATCAATCGACATGCCCATCAAAAAACAGGAAAACCACAGCAGGCAACTGCGACGATATTTGTTCAGGGAGATAACGTACGCATTACGCAAAGCGATGAATTCGGTATTGTGTACAGCGGTCCTGATTCGTTCGGTAATTATGTGGTGCAGGTAAAAGAGGAAAAGCGCACGTACAATCACAAACGCCTAAAACTCTATATCTCGAGGGATGAATTATACCCTGACGATTACGATTTTTCCATTGTTTTTGACTCGAAAGAGAATCGTAAAAAAGAGCGGTTGATCAGTCGCAAATACGTAGAGGGTCTTGTGATTGAGCGTGATGAGGAAGAGTGA
- a CDS encoding cell wall hydrolase has protein sequence MLKKLIMTAALVIPALGVQYAGDAGQHKAEAAEKQVSLSSNEKDLLARLVTAEAKGEPYAGQVAVATVVLNRLDSDKFPDSLKGIVYQKNEFSPVLNGSINDPATSEAKKAVDEAINFHGKGQGSLFFYNPDKTDNQWLRGKHETIKIGEHVFAK, from the coding sequence ATGCTAAAGAAACTGATTATGACAGCCGCGCTTGTAATACCTGCGTTAGGTGTTCAATATGCTGGAGATGCCGGACAACACAAGGCAGAGGCAGCTGAAAAACAAGTATCACTAAGTTCAAATGAAAAAGACCTACTCGCTCGATTGGTAACGGCCGAAGCAAAGGGTGAACCTTATGCTGGTCAAGTAGCCGTTGCAACAGTCGTTTTAAATCGTTTAGATAGCGACAAGTTCCCAGACTCATTAAAAGGAATTGTCTACCAAAAAAATGAATTTTCACCTGTACTAAACGGAAGCATTAATGACCCAGCAACGTCCGAAGCTAAAAAAGCTGTAGACGAAGCGATTAATTTCCACGGCAAAGGTCAAGGTTCATTGTTCTTCTATAATCCAGATAAAACAGATAACCAGTGGTTACGTGGTAAGCACGAAACGATTAAAATCGGTGAGCACGTATTCGCAAAATAA
- a CDS encoding GntR family transcriptional regulator: MFELDLRSRKPIYEQLVEKLKELIIHEVFKADAQLPSVRLLAKELTINPNTIQKAYRELEHQGYIYSVPGKGSFVAPQAITTNNEKVKKMKNDLIKLISEALYLGMNREDILSLIEAAEETVQGGNPNDQGN; encoded by the coding sequence ATGTTTGAATTAGACTTACGTAGTCGCAAGCCCATCTATGAACAGCTTGTCGAGAAACTAAAAGAACTCATCATCCATGAAGTGTTTAAAGCTGATGCGCAATTACCTTCCGTGCGGTTGCTGGCAAAAGAGCTAACCATCAATCCAAATACGATTCAAAAAGCGTATCGTGAGCTTGAACACCAGGGTTACATATACTCGGTCCCAGGAAAAGGGAGCTTTGTCGCTCCGCAGGCCATTACAACAAATAATGAGAAGGTGAAGAAGATGAAGAATGATCTAATTAAGCTCATTTCAGAAGCACTGTATCTAGGGATGAACCGGGAGGACATTCTCTCACTCATTGAAGCAGCAGAGGAAACGGTGCAAGGAGGTAACCCGAATGATCAAGGCAACTAA
- a CDS encoding ABC transporter ATP-binding protein, producing the protein MIKATNLRKEFEDIEAVKNVTLHVKKGSIYGLLGSNGAGKTTLLKMLCGIYKQDSGTISVMDQSVFENVEVKQKLIFIPDALYFFPQSTIKQMGQFYRSVYADWNEERFQKLRSVFNIDLNKKVHRLSKGMQRQVAFWLTLSAMPDILVLDEPLDGLDAVMRKKIKNLLIQDVAEREMTILISSHNLREVEDLCDHVGILHNGELMIEKDLDDLKSDVHKIQVAFKRDVPMGLLEKLNVLYEEKRGSVMLFIVRGKEDAVTRLIDSYNPVIFDLLPLTLEEIFIYEMGDVGYAVETIFV; encoded by the coding sequence ATGATCAAGGCAACTAATCTGCGAAAAGAATTTGAAGATATTGAAGCGGTAAAAAACGTTACTCTTCATGTAAAAAAAGGCTCGATCTACGGATTGCTTGGATCAAACGGAGCGGGGAAAACGACGCTGTTAAAAATGCTTTGCGGAATCTACAAGCAGGATTCAGGAACGATTTCAGTGATGGATCAATCTGTTTTTGAAAATGTAGAGGTGAAACAAAAGCTGATTTTTATACCTGATGCACTGTACTTCTTCCCGCAGTCCACGATTAAACAAATGGGGCAGTTTTATAGAAGCGTGTACGCTGACTGGAACGAGGAGCGCTTTCAAAAGCTACGTTCGGTTTTCAACATTGATCTAAATAAAAAGGTCCACCGCCTATCAAAGGGTATGCAGCGTCAGGTGGCGTTTTGGTTAACGCTATCAGCGATGCCAGATATTCTTGTATTGGATGAACCGCTTGACGGACTTGATGCAGTGATGCGTAAAAAAATTAAAAATCTGCTTATTCAAGACGTTGCAGAACGTGAGATGACGATCTTAATTTCGTCTCATAATCTTCGGGAAGTAGAAGACCTATGTGATCATGTTGGGATTTTACATAACGGAGAGTTAATGATTGAGAAAGATCTTGATGATCTAAAATCAGATGTCCATAAAATTCAGGTAGCCTTCAAGCGCGATGTCCCAATGGGTCTACTTGAAAAGCTGAACGTTTTATATGAGGAAAAACGAGGCAGCGTCATGCTGTTTATTGTGAGAGGAAAAGAAGACGCGGTGACAAGGCTCATTGACTCTTACAATCCAGTGATCTTTGATCTTCTTCCACTCACATTAGAAGAAATCTTTATTTACGAAATGGGGGACGTTGGCTATGCGGTCGAAACTATTTTCGTTTAA
- a CDS encoding DUF6449 domain-containing protein: MRSKLFSFNRGIFIQDLRSVGWISIVYFLTLLFTGPLDLYNRITEEFFIEEKNDSLFRLSTDVYTICIFTVPVLLGLLLFRYMQTKLSADYIHSLPIKRESLYNQRIITGVILLILPVFLTGIVFYVIGVNYKLMYITTPAHIWSWIGLTILFLLFVFMATVFVGIFTGITMVQGALTYILFLLPVGITSIVAINAASLIKGIALDYYLDGTLTRDALPFARVGLLGYGAVSPTVLITYSSLVVVFYVIGLIAYKKRAIEMSSRAISFQFFQPVFKYGVMGCFTLLGGAYFGLSQNNKLGWFLFGYVIGSIVGYVVAEVVLQKTWRIGFRWKGYVGFAIVAALFFAVISLDLLGIEKKVPDLKNVKKVYVGEDLYTLKAIDNRDETSGDDRSMVAYTDPSVLKHIEELHKKLIKEASLQRGHGVFDTIGIAYELKGGGRIVRLYNIPRHLFDEEMKPLVDSKEYKEKMYPVYALSDKTISTIRSIEIQSNLLEKRPVYITERTKIEEFVHLLQEEIQKQKATDVLTDKVDLASINISITDRNQIPMTLEVYYKEIEKWLQKEGLADRALTTAADFESATILPKYDQDVRENSYNMSRAEFNEYLAEQPKVKPTRDEKQIQKLLENSEYGIYDGRDYQTVVFLPKKAGQTIQVYDVPKKYVKKLIK, encoded by the coding sequence ATGCGGTCGAAACTATTTTCGTTTAATCGCGGCATTTTTATACAAGATTTACGAAGCGTCGGATGGATTAGCATCGTTTATTTTCTGACGTTGCTGTTCACAGGGCCGCTCGATTTGTATAACCGAATTACAGAAGAATTTTTTATTGAAGAAAAAAACGACAGCCTCTTCCGTTTGTCAACAGACGTGTATACAATTTGCATTTTTACTGTACCTGTTCTCCTTGGACTATTATTATTTCGTTATATGCAAACAAAGCTATCTGCTGATTATATTCATAGCTTGCCGATTAAGAGAGAGAGCTTATATAACCAGCGTATTATAACAGGTGTTATTTTATTAATTCTTCCTGTCTTTTTAACGGGTATTGTGTTTTACGTAATAGGAGTAAACTACAAACTTATGTATATTACCACTCCAGCCCACATATGGAGCTGGATCGGTCTTACCATTTTGTTTTTATTATTCGTATTTATGGCAACTGTTTTTGTCGGAATATTTACGGGAATCACGATGGTGCAAGGGGCCTTAACCTACATTCTGTTTTTGTTACCTGTAGGTATTACGAGCATTGTGGCGATTAACGCAGCTTCTCTTATTAAAGGAATTGCGCTCGATTACTACTTAGATGGCACGTTGACAAGGGATGCCCTTCCGTTTGCTCGAGTTGGGTTACTAGGTTACGGTGCAGTCAGTCCAACCGTTCTAATTACGTATAGTAGTTTAGTGGTCGTTTTTTACGTAATCGGTTTGATTGCCTATAAAAAGAGAGCAATCGAAATGAGTTCAAGAGCCATCTCGTTTCAATTTTTTCAGCCTGTCTTTAAATATGGCGTAATGGGTTGTTTTACGCTCCTTGGAGGTGCCTATTTTGGCCTTTCACAAAATAATAAACTAGGCTGGTTTTTATTTGGGTATGTAATAGGATCGATCGTCGGTTACGTAGTAGCGGAAGTCGTATTACAAAAAACGTGGCGAATTGGTTTCAGATGGAAAGGATATGTTGGGTTTGCCATCGTTGCCGCACTGTTTTTTGCGGTTATCTCACTGGACCTTCTCGGAATTGAAAAGAAAGTACCAGACCTGAAAAATGTGAAGAAAGTGTATGTAGGTGAAGATCTTTACACGTTAAAAGCAATAGACAACAGGGATGAGACGAGTGGTGATGACCGAAGTATGGTAGCTTACACAGATCCTAGCGTCTTAAAACATATTGAGGAGCTCCACAAAAAGCTAATTAAAGAAGCTTCTCTCCAACGTGGTCATGGAGTTTTTGATACAATTGGGATTGCGTATGAGTTGAAAGGCGGAGGACGTATCGTTCGATTATATAACATTCCTCGTCATCTATTTGATGAGGAAATGAAGCCACTTGTGGACTCAAAGGAATATAAGGAGAAGATGTATCCTGTCTATGCATTAAGTGATAAAACCATTTCAACAATTCGATCAATTGAGATTCAATCAAATCTATTAGAAAAGCGTCCGGTCTATATTACAGAACGAACGAAAATTGAAGAATTTGTTCACTTGCTTCAGGAAGAAATTCAAAAACAAAAAGCAACAGATGTCTTAACTGACAAGGTTGATTTGGCATCCATTAACATTTCTATAACAGATCGAAATCAAATACCGATGACGCTAGAAGTTTATTATAAGGAAATTGAAAAGTGGTTACAGAAAGAAGGGCTAGCAGATCGGGCTCTAACAACCGCAGCTGACTTTGAATCAGCGACCATTCTTCCAAAATATGATCAAGATGTACGAGAGAACTCGTACAATATGTCAAGAGCGGAGTTCAATGAATATCTAGCGGAGCAACCAAAAGTAAAACCGACTCGTGATGAAAAGCAAATTCAAAAATTGCTTGAAAACAGCGAATATGGTATTTATGACGGTCGAGATTACCAAACGGTTGTATTCCTACCAAAAAAGGCTGGGCAAACCATTCAAGTTTACGATGTTCCAAAAAAATATGTGAAAAAACTTATAAAATAG